One Marinibacterium anthonyi genomic region harbors:
- the ndhC gene encoding NAD(P)H-quinone oxidoreductase subunit 3 → MEELMREYLPILVFLVVAIGLGLVLMLSAMVIAIRNPDPEKVSAYECGFNAFDDARMKFDVRFYLVSILFIIFDLEIAFLFPWAVAFKDISMVGFWSMMVFLGVLTIGFAYEWKKGALEWE, encoded by the coding sequence GTGGAAGAGTTGATGCGGGAGTACCTCCCGATCCTAGTGTTCCTCGTCGTCGCCATCGGACTTGGTCTTGTCCTGATGCTGTCGGCCATGGTGATCGCCATTCGCAACCCGGACCCCGAAAAGGTCAGTGCCTACGAGTGCGGGTTCAACGCCTTCGACGATGCGCGGATGAAATTCGATGTCCGGTTCTACCTGGTGTCGATCCTGTTCATCATCTTCGATCTGGAAATCGCCTTCCTGTTCCCCTGGGCCGTGGCCTTCAAGGACATCTCGATGGTGGGCTTCTGGTCGATGATGGTCTTCCTGGGCGTGCTGACCATCGGGTTTGCCTACGAATGGAAGAAGGGGGCTCTGGAATGGGAGTGA
- the echA8_4 gene encoding putative enoyl-CoA hydratase echA8, producing MYETISLETDDRGVATLCLNRPDKHNALSAAMLGELRRAADALAGDDTVRVVVLTATGKSFCAGGDLAWMQAQMGADPATRGAEARKLAEMLQALDTLPKPLIGKVQGNAFGGGVGMACVCDVAIGVAHMKMGLTEVRLGVIPATIGPYVVARMGAARARRVFFSGRVFGADEAVELGLLSRVVPAADLDAAVEAEIAPYLSAAPGAVAAAKRLVADLAPTIDDAVIDHTVSALVGCWEGEEAPEGIDAFFAKRPARWNIG from the coding sequence ATGTACGAGACGATCAGCCTTGAGACCGATGACCGCGGGGTCGCCACGCTGTGCCTGAACCGGCCGGACAAGCATAATGCGCTGAGCGCCGCCATGCTGGGCGAGCTGCGCCGGGCGGCGGACGCCCTGGCCGGGGATGATACGGTGCGGGTCGTCGTTCTGACCGCGACCGGCAAGAGCTTTTGTGCGGGCGGGGACCTGGCGTGGATGCAGGCGCAGATGGGGGCCGATCCGGCGACGCGCGGGGCCGAGGCGCGCAAGCTGGCCGAGATGCTTCAGGCGCTGGACACCTTGCCCAAGCCGCTGATCGGCAAGGTGCAGGGCAATGCCTTTGGCGGCGGCGTCGGCATGGCCTGTGTCTGTGACGTGGCGATCGGTGTCGCGCATATGAAGATGGGCCTGACCGAGGTGCGGCTGGGCGTCATTCCGGCCACGATCGGGCCCTATGTCGTGGCGCGCATGGGCGCGGCGCGGGCACGGCGGGTGTTCTTTTCGGGCCGGGTGTTTGGCGCCGACGAGGCGGTGGAGCTGGGGCTTTTGTCGCGGGTGGTGCCGGCGGCGGATCTGGACGCCGCCGTCGAGGCCGAGATCGCGCCCTACCTGTCCGCCGCCCCGGGCGCCGTGGCCGCGGCCAAGCGGCTGGTGGCGGACCTGGCGCCGACCATCGACGATGCGGTGATCGACCACACCGTTTCCGCGCTGGTCGGCTGCTGGGAGGGCGAGGAAGCCCCCGAAGGCATCGACGCCTTCTTCGCGAAACGCCCGGCACGGTGGAACATCGGGTAA
- the yngG_1 gene encoding Hydroxymethylglutaryl-CoA lyase YngG, translating to MGDRVEIFEVGPRDGLQNEKREISVAQKVAFVDLLSRAGFARIECAAFVSPKWVPQMAGSAEVLNGITRAEGVRYAALVPNMKGYEAALAAGADEVAVFASASEGFSKANINATIEESIARFAPILEDARHRDVPVRGYVSCVTDCPYDGAVAPDAVARVADRLFAMGCYEISLGDTIGQATPDKIARMLLKVRDAVPVGRLAGHYHDTAGRALENIDASLSLGVRVFDAAVGGLGGCPYAPGAAGNVATEAVAAHLERLGDSTGLDLGVLAEAAEMARALRGG from the coding sequence ATGGGCGATCGGGTAGAAATCTTTGAGGTCGGGCCGCGCGACGGTCTGCAGAACGAAAAGCGCGAGATTTCCGTGGCGCAGAAGGTGGCGTTTGTCGACCTGCTGAGCCGGGCGGGGTTCGCGCGCATTGAATGCGCGGCGTTTGTCAGCCCGAAATGGGTGCCGCAGATGGCCGGCAGCGCCGAGGTGCTGAACGGAATCACGCGGGCAGAGGGCGTGCGCTATGCGGCACTGGTGCCCAACATGAAGGGCTACGAGGCGGCTTTGGCGGCCGGCGCGGACGAGGTGGCGGTGTTCGCATCCGCCAGCGAGGGGTTTTCCAAGGCCAATATCAACGCGACGATCGAGGAGAGCATCGCGCGGTTCGCGCCGATCCTGGAGGATGCACGACATCGTGATGTGCCCGTGCGCGGCTACGTGTCCTGCGTGACGGATTGCCCCTATGACGGGGCGGTGGCGCCGGACGCGGTGGCGCGGGTGGCGGACCGGTTGTTCGCCATGGGCTGTTACGAGATTTCGCTGGGCGACACGATCGGGCAGGCGACGCCGGACAAGATCGCGCGGATGCTGCTGAAGGTGCGCGACGCGGTGCCGGTGGGGCGGCTGGCGGGGCATTATCACGATACGGCCGGGCGGGCGCTGGAGAATATCGACGCCTCGCTGAGCCTTGGGGTCCGGGTGTTCGATGCGGCGGTGGGGGGCCTGGGGGGATGCCCCTATGCGCCGGGGGCGGCCGGGAACGTGGCGACCGAGGCGGTGGCGGCGCATCTTGAGCGGCTGGGGGATTCGACCGGGCTGGACCTGGGCGTTCTGGCCGAGGCGGCGGAGATGGCGCGGGCCTTGCGGGGCGGGTGA
- the nqo2 gene encoding NADH-quinone oxidoreductase chain 2 yields MLRRLHPDQPDSFAFTPANAAWAEGQITKYPEGRQASAIIPLLWRAQEQEGWLTRPAIEHVAEMLGMAYMRALEVATFYFMFQLQPVGSVAHIQVCGTTTCMICGAEDLIGVCKDKIAPKAHMLSADGKLSWEEVECLGSCANAPMAQIGKDYYEDLTAESFARILDDLAAGKVPVPGPQNGRYAAEALDGPNVLKDWVEGRAEYNASVARAVDLGDTVKRIDGTEVPLLTPWLNDGAPQVKTKARPKTDKKAETKPTQQSAPEPAPGAEATPAKPETLDAPRDGQADDLKMIKGVGPKLEALLQSMGFYHFSQIAGWSEAEIAWVDENLEGFKGRVTRDEWVSQAKILASGEDTDFARKAKEEGTYDDD; encoded by the coding sequence ATGTTGCGTCGTCTTCACCCGGATCAGCCGGACAGCTTCGCCTTCACCCCCGCCAACGCGGCCTGGGCCGAAGGGCAGATCACCAAGTATCCCGAAGGCCGGCAGGCATCGGCGATCATCCCGCTGCTGTGGCGCGCGCAGGAGCAGGAAGGCTGGCTGACCCGTCCCGCCATCGAACACGTGGCCGAAATGCTGGGCATGGCCTACATGCGGGCGCTGGAAGTCGCGACGTTCTACTTCATGTTCCAGCTGCAGCCGGTGGGGTCGGTCGCGCATATCCAGGTCTGCGGGACGACCACCTGCATGATCTGCGGCGCCGAGGACCTGATCGGGGTCTGCAAGGACAAGATCGCGCCGAAGGCGCACATGCTGTCGGCCGATGGCAAGCTGTCGTGGGAAGAGGTGGAATGCCTTGGATCCTGCGCGAATGCGCCGATGGCGCAGATCGGCAAGGATTACTACGAGGACCTGACCGCCGAGAGCTTTGCGCGGATTCTCGACGACCTGGCGGCGGGCAAGGTGCCGGTGCCGGGGCCGCAGAACGGACGCTATGCCGCCGAAGCGCTGGACGGGCCGAACGTGCTGAAGGACTGGGTCGAGGGACGGGCGGAGTACAATGCCTCGGTCGCGCGGGCGGTTGACCTGGGCGACACGGTCAAGCGGATCGACGGGACCGAGGTGCCGCTGCTGACGCCCTGGCTGAACGACGGTGCGCCGCAGGTAAAGACCAAGGCCAGGCCGAAGACCGACAAGAAGGCCGAGACCAAGCCGACGCAGCAAAGCGCGCCCGAACCGGCGCCGGGGGCAGAGGCGACGCCCGCCAAGCCCGAGACGCTTGACGCGCCGCGCGACGGCCAGGCGGACGACCTGAAGATGATCAAGGGCGTGGGCCCGAAGCTGGAAGCGCTTCTGCAGTCCATGGGCTTTTACCATTTCAGCCAGATCGCCGGCTGGAGCGAGGCCGAGATCGCATGGGTCGACGAGAACCTCGAAGGGTTCAAGGGCCGGGTCACGCGGGATGAATGGGTCAGCCAAGCCAAGATCCTGGCCAGCGGGGAAGACACGGACTTTGCCAGGAAGGCGAAGGAAGAAGGGACATACGACGACGACTGA
- the nuoD gene encoding NADH-quinone oxidoreductase subunit D, with the protein MDGSKGFEDALTGEQKIRNFNINFGPQHPAAHGVLRLVLELDGEIVERCDPHIGLLHRGTEKLMESRTYLQNLPYFDRLDYVSPMNQEHAWCLAIEKLTGTVVPRRAQLIRVLFCEIGRIMNHLMNVTTQAMDVGALTPPLWGFEHREKLMVFCERACGARLHAAYFRPGGVHQDLTPELIDDIEAWARDFPSFLDDLNGLLTENRIFKQRNVDIGVVTEDDVLEHGFSGVMVRGSGMAWDLRRAQPYECYDEFDFQIPVGKNGDCYDRYLCRMAEMEESRKIILQACDKLRASPGDILARGKITPPKRSDMKTSMESLIHHFKLYTEGFHVPAGEVYAAVEAPKGEFGVYVVADGTNRPYRAKIKAPGYMHLQAMDHVAGGHQLADVAAIIGTLDVVFGEVDR; encoded by the coding sequence ATGGACGGTTCGAAAGGCTTCGAAGACGCCCTTACCGGCGAACAGAAGATCCGCAACTTCAACATCAACTTCGGGCCTCAGCACCCGGCGGCCCACGGCGTGCTGCGGCTGGTGCTTGAACTGGACGGCGAGATCGTCGAACGGTGCGATCCCCATATCGGGCTGCTGCACCGTGGGACCGAAAAGCTGATGGAGAGCCGGACCTACCTGCAGAACCTGCCCTATTTCGACCGGCTGGATTACGTGTCGCCGATGAACCAGGAACATGCCTGGTGCCTGGCGATCGAGAAGCTGACCGGCACCGTGGTGCCGCGCCGCGCGCAGCTGATCCGGGTGCTGTTCTGCGAGATCGGGCGGATCATGAACCACCTGATGAACGTGACCACCCAGGCGATGGACGTCGGCGCGCTGACGCCGCCGCTGTGGGGGTTCGAGCATCGCGAGAAGCTGATGGTGTTCTGCGAACGGGCCTGCGGGGCGCGGCTGCACGCGGCGTATTTCCGTCCCGGCGGCGTGCACCAGGACCTGACGCCCGAGCTGATCGACGATATCGAGGCCTGGGCCAGGGATTTCCCGTCGTTCCTGGATGACCTGAACGGGCTGCTGACCGAGAACCGGATCTTCAAGCAGCGCAACGTCGATATCGGCGTGGTGACAGAAGACGACGTGCTGGAACACGGGTTTTCCGGGGTGATGGTGCGCGGGTCGGGCATGGCCTGGGACCTGCGCCGCGCGCAGCCCTATGAATGCTATGACGAATTCGACTTTCAGATTCCGGTGGGCAAGAACGGCGATTGCTATGATCGCTACCTGTGCCGCATGGCCGAGATGGAAGAGAGCCGGAAGATCATCCTGCAGGCATGCGACAAGCTGCGCGCAAGCCCGGGCGACATCCTGGCGCGGGGCAAGATCACGCCGCCGAAACGGTCGGACATGAAGACGTCGATGGAATCGCTGATCCATCACTTCAAGCTGTACACCGAAGGGTTCCACGTGCCCGCGGGCGAGGTCTATGCCGCGGTCGAGGCGCCGAAGGGCGAATTCGGGGTCTACGTGGTGGCGGACGGGACCAACCGGCCGTACCGGGCCAAGATCAAGGCGCCGGGCTACATGCACCTGCAGGCCATGGACCATGTCGCCGGGGGCCACCAGCTGGCCGACGTGGCGGCGATCATCGGGACCCTGGACGTGGTGTTCGGAGAAGTCGACCGGTGA
- a CDS encoding Nitronate monooxygenase has translation MIETRLTRALGLEHPVILAPMAGVAGGALAAAVSRAGGLGLIGGGYGDDAWIAEQFAAAGNQPVGVGFITWKLAGSPDLLGRVLQRRPRAVMLSFGDPAIFAGQVWAAGVTLICQVQTRADAEVAVDAGVDVIVAQGTEAGGHGARRATFTLVPEVADLIAAKGSKSLLVAAGGIADGRGLAAALMLGADGVLIGTRLWASAEALVPDGQAEAAIRASGDATIRTRTVDVVRDLPWPEPYDIRVLANRFTDRWHNDLDGLRAAARVEGPKWQKAFAEGDAAHGNAVVGEAIGMIHDRPPAADIIGALVREARALLDGGWQR, from the coding sequence ATGATCGAGACACGTCTGACGCGGGCGCTGGGGCTGGAGCATCCGGTGATCCTGGCGCCGATGGCCGGTGTCGCGGGCGGCGCCCTGGCGGCGGCGGTCAGCCGGGCCGGGGGGCTGGGATTGATCGGTGGCGGCTATGGCGATGACGCCTGGATCGCCGAGCAGTTCGCGGCCGCCGGCAACCAGCCGGTGGGCGTCGGGTTCATCACCTGGAAGCTGGCCGGGTCGCCGGACCTGCTGGGCCGGGTGCTGCAGCGGCGGCCGCGCGCGGTGATGCTGAGCTTTGGCGATCCGGCGATCTTTGCCGGGCAGGTCTGGGCGGCGGGGGTGACGTTGATCTGCCAGGTGCAGACGCGGGCCGATGCCGAAGTTGCGGTGGATGCGGGGGTCGACGTGATCGTCGCGCAGGGGACCGAAGCGGGGGGCCACGGCGCGCGACGGGCGACCTTTACCCTGGTCCCCGAGGTGGCGGACCTGATCGCGGCGAAAGGGTCGAAATCCCTGCTGGTGGCGGCCGGTGGCATTGCCGATGGGCGGGGGCTGGCGGCGGCGCTGATGCTGGGGGCGGACGGTGTCCTGATCGGAACGCGGCTGTGGGCCAGCGCCGAGGCGCTGGTGCCGGACGGGCAGGCCGAGGCGGCGATCCGCGCGAGCGGCGATGCCACGATCCGCACGCGGACGGTGGATGTGGTGCGCGACCTGCCCTGGCCGGAACCCTATGACATCCGGGTCCTGGCGAACCGTTTCACCGACCGCTGGCACAATGACCTGGACGGGTTGCGGGCGGCGGCGCGCGTCGAGGGGCCGAAATGGCAGAAGGCGTTCGCCGAGGGCGACGCGGCGCATGGCAATGCAGTGGTCGGCGAGGCGATCGGCATGATCCACGACCGACCGCCGGCGGCTGACATCATCGGGGCACTGGTGCGCGAGGCGCGCGCCCTGCTGGACGGCGGGTGGCAGCGATGA
- a CDS encoding hypothetical protein (putative conserved protein) — MSVALQGKCLCGACRFTAEPEAEAGACHCETCRQWSGGVFLGVACAALSFDAGAPVKVYGSSDWGERVFCGECGSNLAWRSKDGKTAIVSIQAFPDPGAFPVVSEIFVDSKPASYALAGDTKKLTGAEVMAMFAGGGT, encoded by the coding sequence GTGAGCGTGGCTTTGCAGGGAAAATGCCTGTGCGGCGCCTGCCGCTTTACCGCCGAGCCGGAGGCCGAGGCGGGCGCCTGTCATTGCGAGACGTGCCGTCAATGGTCGGGCGGCGTGTTCCTGGGCGTGGCCTGCGCCGCGCTGAGCTTCGATGCCGGCGCGCCGGTCAAGGTCTATGGCTCGTCCGACTGGGGCGAGCGGGTGTTCTGCGGGGAATGCGGATCGAACCTGGCCTGGCGGTCGAAGGACGGCAAGACGGCGATCGTGTCGATCCAGGCGTTTCCCGATCCCGGGGCCTTCCCGGTGGTGTCCGAGATCTTTGTCGACAGCAAGCCCGCCAGCTACGCGCTGGCCGGTGACACGAAGAAGCTGACCGGCGCCGAAGTCATGGCCATGTTCGCGGGCGGGGGGACGTGA
- the nqo5 gene encoding NADH-quinone oxidoreductase chain 5, producing the protein MTEALNELGAHIEMKRPDCVLGYEVAFGELTINVAPASITAFVDFLMSDATCKFSTLTDITAVDHPERAKRFDVVYHLLSMYQNHRVRLRLSIREEDVVPSIVSVHPCANWPEREVFDMFGILFSGHPDLRRILTDYGFRGYPLRKDFPTTGYTEVRYDEALKRVVYEPVSLVQEYRQFDFMSPWEGAKYILPGDEKTEEGAK; encoded by the coding sequence ATGACCGAAGCCCTGAACGAGCTTGGCGCCCATATCGAGATGAAACGCCCCGACTGCGTGCTGGGCTACGAGGTCGCCTTCGGAGAGCTGACGATCAACGTGGCCCCGGCCTCGATCACCGCTTTCGTCGATTTCCTGATGTCGGACGCGACCTGCAAGTTTTCCACCCTGACCGACATCACCGCCGTCGACCACCCCGAACGGGCCAAGCGGTTCGACGTGGTCTATCACCTGCTGTCGATGTACCAGAACCACCGGGTTCGCCTGCGCCTGTCGATCCGCGAGGAGGACGTGGTGCCGTCGATCGTGTCGGTCCACCCCTGCGCCAACTGGCCGGAGCGCGAGGTGTTCGACATGTTCGGCATCCTGTTCTCGGGCCACCCGGACCTGCGTCGGATCCTGACGGATTACGGGTTCCGCGGCTATCCGCTGCGCAAGGATTTCCCGACCACCGGGTATACCGAGGTCCGCTATGACGAGGCGCTGAAACGCGTGGTCTATGAACCGGTGAGCCTGGTGCAGGAATACCGCCAGTTCGACTTCATGTCGCCGTGGGAAGGGGCCAAGTACATCCTGCCCGGCGACGAGAAGACGGAGGAGGGCGCCAAGTGA
- the nuoB gene encoding NADH-quinone oxidoreductase subunit B yields MGVMTGANTAGGDREVATQALNKELTDKGFLLTSVEDAINWARTGSLHWMTFGLACCAVEMMHTSMPRYDVERFGTAPRASPRQSDLMIVAGTLTNKMAPALRKVYDQMPEPRYVLSMGSCANGGGYYHYSYSVVRGCDRVVPVDVYVPGCPPTAEALLYGILQLQRKIRRTGTLAR; encoded by the coding sequence ATGGGAGTGATGACCGGAGCGAACACGGCCGGGGGCGACCGCGAGGTCGCCACGCAGGCGCTGAACAAGGAGTTGACCGACAAGGGCTTTCTGCTGACGTCGGTCGAGGACGCGATCAACTGGGCGCGCACCGGGTCGCTGCACTGGATGACCTTCGGGCTGGCCTGCTGCGCGGTCGAGATGATGCACACGTCGATGCCGCGCTACGACGTGGAACGGTTCGGCACCGCGCCGCGCGCCAGCCCGCGCCAGTCGGATCTGATGATCGTCGCCGGCACGCTGACCAACAAGATGGCGCCGGCGCTGCGCAAGGTCTACGACCAGATGCCGGAACCGCGTTACGTGCTGTCGATGGGGTCCTGCGCCAATGGCGGGGGCTATTACCATTACAGCTATTCGGTGGTGCGCGGCTGTGACCGGGTGGTGCCGGTGGACGTCTACGTGCCCGGGTGCCCGCCGACGGCCGAGGCGCTGCTTTACGGGATCCTCCAGCTGCAGCGGAAGATCCGCCGGACGGGGACATTGGCCCGCTGA
- the accA1_2 gene encoding Acetyl-/propionyl-coenzyme A carboxylase alpha chain, whose product MFTKILIANRGEIACRVIETAHRMGVACVAVHSDADAGAKHVAMADEAVHIGGPAPADSYLRGDRIIAAALMTGAQAIHPGYGFLSENPDFVDAVEGSGLVFIGPSASAIRAMGLKDAAKKLMEEAGVPVVPGYHGADQDPAHLEVEAGKIGYPVLIKAVAGGGGKGMRRVDSPADFTNALGSAKAEARTAFGNEDVLIEKYVDKPRHIEVQVFGDGTQAVHLFERDCSLQRRHQKVIEEAPAPGMTPDMREAMGSAAVRAAEAIGYSGAGTIEFIVDASDGLRPDRFYFMEMNTRLQVEHPVTEAVTGVDLVEWQLRVASGAPLPLSQEQLTLTGHAFEARLYAEDVPKGFLPATGTLSRLVFPGDVRADSGVREGDTISPWYDPMIAKVIVHGTTRGAALNALVRALRQTQVGGTVTNISFLARLAAQEDFQKGDVDTGLIDRHVAELTADPVAGTKARALAALAALGLETGAGALGGFTLWAAQRWTVTLSHGGEEFAARVTVTGPEAFSVELGETCHVVETRAGIWFVDDTKVQAEVAKDGQRLTVFWGNPYVFDLADPLERGSAAGGDGSLIEAPMPGLVKMVAAKAGQAVAEGDRLAVLEAMKMEHALLAARDGVVAEVLVAEGDQVEGGAALIRLEPQD is encoded by the coding sequence ATGTTCACGAAGATACTGATTGCCAACCGGGGCGAGATTGCCTGCCGCGTGATCGAGACGGCGCATCGGATGGGGGTGGCCTGTGTCGCGGTCCATTCCGATGCGGATGCCGGGGCAAAGCATGTGGCGATGGCCGACGAGGCTGTGCATATCGGCGGGCCGGCCCCGGCGGACAGCTACCTGCGGGGCGACCGGATCATTGCCGCCGCGTTGATGACGGGCGCGCAGGCGATCCATCCGGGGTACGGGTTCCTGTCCGAGAACCCGGATTTCGTGGATGCGGTGGAGGGGTCCGGGCTGGTGTTCATCGGGCCGTCGGCCAGCGCCATCCGGGCCATGGGGCTGAAGGATGCCGCCAAGAAGCTGATGGAGGAGGCCGGGGTGCCGGTGGTGCCCGGATATCACGGGGCGGACCAGGATCCCGCGCACCTGGAGGTGGAGGCCGGCAAGATCGGGTACCCGGTGCTGATCAAGGCTGTCGCGGGGGGCGGCGGCAAGGGGATGCGGCGGGTCGATAGCCCTGCCGATTTCACCAATGCGCTGGGTTCGGCCAAGGCCGAGGCGCGCACGGCTTTCGGCAACGAGGACGTGCTGATCGAGAAGTACGTCGACAAGCCGCGCCATATCGAGGTGCAGGTTTTCGGCGACGGCACACAGGCGGTGCACCTGTTCGAGCGGGATTGTTCGCTGCAGCGGCGCCATCAGAAGGTGATCGAGGAAGCGCCGGCGCCGGGGATGACTCCTGACATGCGCGAAGCGATGGGATCGGCGGCGGTTCGGGCGGCGGAAGCGATCGGGTATTCCGGCGCGGGGACCATTGAATTCATCGTCGACGCGTCGGACGGTTTGCGGCCGGATCGCTTTTATTTCATGGAGATGAACACGCGTCTTCAAGTGGAACACCCGGTGACCGAGGCGGTGACGGGGGTGGACCTGGTGGAATGGCAGTTGCGTGTCGCAAGCGGCGCGCCGCTGCCGCTGAGCCAGGAGCAACTGACACTGACGGGACATGCCTTCGAGGCGCGGCTTTACGCGGAAGACGTGCCCAAGGGGTTCCTGCCGGCGACCGGCACGCTGTCGCGGCTGGTCTTTCCCGGCGACGTGCGGGCCGACAGCGGCGTGCGCGAGGGCGATACGATCAGCCCCTGGTACGACCCGATGATCGCCAAGGTGATCGTGCACGGGACCACGCGCGGCGCGGCGCTGAACGCGCTGGTGCGCGCGTTGCGGCAGACGCAGGTGGGGGGCACGGTCACCAACATCTCGTTCCTGGCGCGGCTGGCGGCGCAGGAGGATTTCCAGAAGGGCGACGTGGATACCGGGCTGATCGACCGGCACGTGGCCGAGCTGACCGCCGATCCGGTGGCCGGCACCAAGGCGCGGGCGCTGGCCGCGCTGGCGGCTCTGGGGCTGGAGACGGGCGCCGGGGCGCTGGGGGGCTTTACGCTTTGGGCGGCGCAAAGATGGACGGTGACGCTGAGCCATGGGGGCGAGGAATTCGCCGCGCGGGTGACGGTGACGGGGCCGGAGGCGTTTTCGGTCGAGCTGGGCGAGACCTGTCATGTGGTCGAAACGCGGGCCGGCATCTGGTTCGTCGATGACACCAAGGTGCAGGCCGAGGTGGCGAAGGACGGGCAGCGGCTGACCGTGTTCTGGGGCAATCCTTACGTCTTCGATCTGGCCGATCCGCTGGAGCGGGGATCGGCGGCCGGCGGAGACGGATCGCTGATCGAGGCGCCGATGCCGGGGCTGGTGAAGATGGTGGCGGCGAAGGCCGGGCAGGCGGTGGCGGAAGGCGACCGGCTGGCGGTGCTGGAGGCGATGAAGATGGAACATGCGCTGCTGGCCGCGCGCGACGGGGTTGTCGCCGAGGTGCTTGTGGCGGAAGGTGACCAGGTGGAGGGCGGCGCCGCGCTGATCCGGCTGGAGCCGCAGGACTGA
- a CDS encoding ASCH domain protein, producing MSDLDAVLARYPGAQTFRFGDGPRLCDALIALVRAGTKTATCGAATIYDADPQALPVVGRKDIALTWDGRPALVIETLHVERRRFCDMDEDFALAEGENDTLDGWRRDHRAYFERNGGFSDGMELVCERFRLVEDLLELG from the coding sequence ATGAGCGATCTGGACGCGGTGCTGGCGCGGTATCCCGGCGCGCAGACCTTCCGGTTCGGCGATGGTCCGCGGCTGTGCGATGCGCTGATCGCGCTGGTCCGGGCGGGGACAAAGACGGCGACCTGCGGGGCGGCGACGATCTATGACGCGGATCCTCAGGCGCTGCCGGTGGTGGGGCGGAAGGATATCGCGCTGACATGGGATGGCCGGCCGGCGCTGGTGATCGAGACGCTGCACGTGGAGCGGCGGCGGTTTTGCGACATGGATGAGGACTTCGCCCTGGCCGAGGGCGAGAACGACACGCTTGACGGCTGGCGGCGCGACCACCGCGCCTATTTCGAACGAAACGGCGGATTTTCCGACGGTATGGAACTGGTCTGTGAACGGTTCCGCCTGGTCGAAGACCTGCTGGAACTGGGGTGA